In a single window of the Alphaproteobacteria bacterium LSUCC0684 genome:
- a CDS encoding replicative DNA helicase, translated as MSDKLPTSPATPEGSASDDNIATFPQKEQVARLPHNLEAEQSLLGALITDNSITEEINDGLREDHFHDPAHGRIFAAIKSLTSRGQLANAVTLKSYFVGDPAFEGMDIETYLVQLTENVLFLSEAPEYAEEIRQCYLRRELIRLSEDVVLKARTASLEMTAETQIEEAEQRLFTLAEQDQAQGGLRAFSHSLTQAIQMADAASKSSGGLSGIGTGLRDLNRLLGGLQRSDLIILAGRPGMGKTALATNIAFHAATTTLTGETPQHVAFFSLEMSSEQLANRILSERSGISSESIRRGDLTANQFRDLVQAAGEIETAPIFIDDTPALSISQLASRARRLKRTNGLGLIVVDYLQLLSAPLGQKTENRVQEISSISRMLKSVAKELNVPVLALSQLSRAVEQREDKRPNLSDLRESGSIEQDADVVMFVYREEYYLSKSEPDRRDTDSDEVFNTRYERWKERLEKAQGRAEVIIAKQRHGPTGVIMPNFIAEQTKFVDSIAEDHLPEGY; from the coding sequence ATGAGCGACAAACTGCCCACATCACCCGCCACTCCAGAGGGTTCTGCAAGCGACGATAATATCGCCACCTTCCCCCAGAAGGAACAGGTGGCGCGATTGCCGCATAACCTTGAAGCAGAACAAAGCCTGCTCGGGGCGCTCATTACGGATAACTCCATCACCGAAGAGATCAATGACGGGCTGAGGGAAGATCATTTCCATGATCCGGCGCATGGCCGCATCTTTGCTGCCATCAAGAGCCTCACCAGCCGTGGCCAGCTGGCCAATGCCGTGACGCTGAAAAGTTACTTTGTCGGCGACCCCGCCTTTGAGGGGATGGATATCGAGACCTATCTGGTTCAACTGACGGAAAATGTGCTCTTCCTTTCGGAAGCACCGGAATACGCCGAAGAGATCAGGCAGTGCTATCTCCGGCGGGAGTTGATCCGGCTTTCAGAAGATGTTGTCCTGAAAGCCAGGACCGCAAGTCTTGAGATGACCGCCGAAACCCAGATCGAGGAAGCCGAACAACGTCTTTTCACGCTGGCAGAACAGGACCAGGCGCAGGGCGGATTGCGGGCATTCAGCCATTCCCTCACCCAGGCCATTCAGATGGCTGATGCCGCGTCCAAAAGCAGTGGCGGACTTTCCGGTATCGGTACCGGGCTCAGAGACCTGAACCGGCTTCTCGGCGGGTTGCAGCGATCTGATCTGATCATTCTTGCCGGCCGCCCGGGGATGGGGAAGACCGCACTTGCCACCAATATCGCGTTTCACGCCGCCACCACCACCCTCACCGGCGAAACCCCGCAGCATGTGGCGTTCTTTTCACTTGAAATGTCGTCCGAACAGCTGGCAAACCGTATTTTATCGGAACGATCCGGCATCTCGTCTGAAAGCATCCGTCGCGGGGATTTGACGGCCAACCAGTTCCGTGACCTGGTCCAGGCCGCAGGTGAAATCGAAACCGCGCCGATCTTCATCGATGACACCCCGGCTTTGTCCATCTCCCAGCTTGCCAGCCGGGCACGGCGGCTGAAGCGGACCAACGGGCTCGGGCTTATTGTTGTCGATTATCTTCAGCTTCTGTCGGCACCTCTTGGCCAGAAGACGGAAAACCGGGTCCAGGAAATATCTTCCATCTCCCGGATGCTGAAATCTGTTGCCAAGGAACTCAATGTCCCTGTTCTTGCTCTCTCGCAGTTGTCGAGGGCGGTGGAACAGCGCGAAGACAAGCGCCCCAATCTCTCGGATTTGAGGGAATCCGGCTCCATCGAACAGGACGCCGATGTGGTCATGTTCGTCTATCGTGAAGAATACTATCTTTCCAAGAGTGAACCGGATCGCCGCGACACCGACAGTGATGAGGTTTTCAACACCCGCTACGAACGCTGGAAAGAACGCCTTGAAAAAGCGCAAGGACGGGCGGAAGTCATCATCGCCAAACAACGCCACGGCCCCACCGGGGTGATCATGCCAAACTTCATTGCCGAGCAGACGAAGTTCGTTGACAGCATAGCCGAAGATCACCTGCCGGAAGGATATTAG
- the alr gene encoding alanine racemase, translated as MGSSARLIARIDLDRLVANWRNLNTLSGQAEASAVIKADAYGHGVEMVGRALYQAGCRVFFTASINEAVLLRSHLGKAVIGYFDGLHAEDTEAVRAYDIWPAISSPGQMDLLADMARRHGNPIPAMLQIDTGMNRLGAGPDRLDELASSEKLNAGDWKLIFSHLASADDPQSAQSETQRAAFDRVRRLFPSIPASLAATGGIALGPAFHYQMTRPGIGIYGLPPLPSLAPHLNPALSLHARVLEIRQAKAGEHVGYNATATLGRDTRLATVAGGYADGVRRQLSNKGTVHKDGFAAPVIGRVSMDTTIVDITDWPENHLAPGDWLDLIHDGYTADDMARDSDTIGYDILTTLGLRAKRQYAGRIMAEFENQDR; from the coding sequence ATGGGTAGCTCGGCGCGCCTGATTGCCCGGATTGATCTTGACCGGCTGGTTGCGAACTGGCGGAATCTCAACACCCTTTCAGGTCAGGCGGAAGCCTCAGCCGTGATCAAGGCTGATGCCTATGGACATGGTGTTGAAATGGTCGGCCGCGCCCTCTATCAGGCCGGATGCCGGGTCTTCTTCACGGCAAGTATCAATGAAGCCGTCCTTCTCAGGTCTCATCTCGGCAAGGCAGTGATCGGATATTTTGATGGCCTCCATGCCGAAGATACCGAAGCGGTACGTGCCTATGATATATGGCCCGCGATCTCATCCCCGGGCCAGATGGATCTTCTTGCGGATATGGCGCGGCGGCACGGCAACCCCATTCCGGCCATGCTCCAGATTGATACCGGGATGAATCGCCTCGGTGCCGGGCCGGATCGCCTTGATGAACTCGCCAGCAGCGAGAAACTTAACGCCGGGGACTGGAAGCTGATCTTCTCCCATCTCGCCAGCGCTGATGACCCACAATCAGCCCAGAGCGAAACCCAGCGGGCGGCATTTGACAGGGTCCGGCGCCTCTTCCCTTCTATTCCGGCAAGTCTTGCCGCCACCGGCGGGATTGCCCTTGGGCCAGCGTTTCATTATCAGATGACACGGCCCGGGATCGGGATTTACGGCCTGCCGCCTCTTCCGTCGCTTGCGCCCCATCTCAACCCAGCGCTCAGCCTTCATGCCCGCGTCCTTGAGATCAGGCAGGCGAAAGCCGGCGAGCATGTCGGCTATAACGCCACCGCCACCCTCGGGCGGGACACGCGTCTTGCCACCGTTGCGGGCGGGTATGCCGATGGAGTGCGCCGCCAGCTCAGCAACAAGGGCACGGTTCATAAAGATGGGTTTGCCGCGCCGGTGATCGGCCGGGTTTCCATGGACACCACCATTGTCGATATCACCGACTGGCCCGAGAACCATCTTGCCCCCGGAGACTGGCTTGACCTTATCCATGATGGATATACTGCCGATGACATGGCCCGGGACAGCGATACGATCGGGTATGATATACTGACAACACTTGGCCTTCGCGCAAAGCGACAGTATGCTGGCAGGATCATGGCAGAATTTGAAAATCAGGACAGATGA
- a CDS encoding MlaE family ABC transporter permease produces MNFLRIPGRAALDLLAQFGKLAMFTASAVFWIFRPPWYGRQFFRQAIDIGYFSLPVVGLTTLFSGMVIALQSYTGTERFSAEGEASVATVVVLIVTRELGPVLAGLMVAGRIGASMAAEIGTMRVTDQIDALDTLATRPMQYLIAPRVIAATICLPFLVLVGDIIGVFGGYVVAIYQLGFSPASYLDSTLEYLEPFDVILGLIKAAVFGFILSIMGCFHGYYSGRGAEGVGRATTNAVVYSAILILVADFFITGLVFVR; encoded by the coding sequence ATGAACTTCCTTCGTATTCCAGGCCGGGCCGCCCTAGATCTGCTTGCGCAATTTGGCAAACTGGCCATGTTTACCGCAAGTGCTGTTTTCTGGATTTTCCGCCCCCCCTGGTATGGTCGGCAGTTTTTCCGCCAGGCGATAGATATCGGTTATTTCTCCCTGCCTGTCGTGGGGCTTACGACGCTCTTTTCCGGGATGGTCATCGCGCTGCAGAGCTACACCGGCACGGAGAGGTTTTCCGCGGAAGGCGAAGCTTCGGTGGCAACCGTGGTGGTGCTGATCGTAACGCGTGAACTCGGGCCGGTGCTGGCCGGGTTGATGGTGGCAGGACGGATCGGGGCATCGATGGCCGCCGAAATCGGCACCATGCGGGTCACCGATCAGATCGATGCGCTGGACACCCTGGCCACACGGCCGATGCAGTATCTCATCGCACCACGGGTGATTGCGGCGACGATCTGCCTGCCGTTCCTTGTTCTCGTCGGCGATATTATCGGGGTTTTCGGCGGCTATGTGGTGGCGATCTATCAGCTTGGGTTCAGCCCGGCCAGCTATCTTGACAGCACGCTTGAATATCTCGAGCCGTTTGACGTCATTCTCGGCCTCATCAAGGCGGCGGTGTTTGGGTTCATCCTTTCCATCATGGGATGTTTTCACGGCTATTATTCCGGGCGCGGGGCCGAAGGCGTCGGCCGGGCCACCACCAACGCGGTGGTCTATTCAGCCATTCTCATTCTGGTGGCGGATTTCTTCATCACCGGCCTGGTATTCGTGAGGTAG
- a CDS encoding ABC transporter ATP-binding protein — MADDQIIIRQLNKAFGSKVVLRELDLSIAKGKSIAVIGASGTGKSVLLKNLLGLIEPDSGSITVDGVETVGASRATREMILQKFGMLFQGGALFDSLPVWENVVFRYRQGKRISTEEAREVARQTLAEVNLEARVLDLYPAEISGGMQKRVALARAIADRPQILLFDEPTSGLDPITSGVINRLIREAVDRLGATAITISHDMTSVRAIADEVAMIHDGKITWHGPIRKMDKSGNPVLDQFVHGRPDGPLTPQAERG; from the coding sequence ATGGCGGACGATCAGATCATCATCCGGCAGTTGAACAAGGCCTTCGGCTCCAAGGTCGTGCTCCGAGAGCTTGACCTTTCGATTGCGAAAGGCAAATCCATCGCGGTCATCGGCGCTTCGGGCACGGGGAAGTCCGTGCTGCTCAAGAACCTGCTTGGACTGATTGAACCTGACAGCGGGTCCATCACCGTGGACGGGGTGGAAACGGTTGGTGCGAGCCGGGCCACACGTGAGATGATACTGCAGAAATTCGGCATGCTCTTTCAGGGTGGCGCGCTTTTTGACAGCCTGCCGGTCTGGGAGAATGTCGTCTTCCGGTATCGACAGGGCAAACGCATCAGCACCGAAGAAGCACGGGAAGTGGCACGCCAGACATTGGCCGAAGTCAATCTTGAGGCCCGGGTGCTTGATCTCTACCCTGCCGAGATTTCAGGGGGGATGCAGAAACGGGTAGCGCTGGCGCGGGCCATCGCCGACCGGCCGCAGATCCTTCTATTTGATGAACCCACCAGCGGTCTTGACCCGATCACATCGGGGGTGATCAACCGCCTGATCCGGGAAGCCGTGGACCGGCTTGGGGCAACCGCCATCACAATCAGCCATGACATGACCTCTGTTCGGGCGATTGCCGATGAAGTCGCGATGATCCACGACGGCAAAATCACCTGGCATGGACCTATCAGGAAAATGGATAAGAGCGGGAATCCGGTACTGGATCAATTTGTCCATGGACGTCCGGATGGCCCTCTCACCCCTCAGGCGGAGCGCGGCTGA
- the radA gene encoding DNA repair protein RadA, whose amino-acid sequence MARSRRHYVCQQCGAVHPKWTGKCEDCGAWNSLTEEIEEKSPGPAGRAIGQKVLMESLRSTTPPLARISTGIPEFDRVLGGGLVPGSATLIGGDPGIGKSTLLLQTVCQMAANGHRAAYFSGEESADQIRMRAQRLGVANTSEDRVGIATTTDAANIAASLAAAPDTSLAIIDSIQTMHLPGVESGPGTVSQVRASAHELIRGAKRQRTAVLIVGHVTKDGAIAGPKVLEHMVDTVLHFEGDRSHHFRILRGMKNRFGPTDEIGVFEMSGAGLTEVANPSELFLADRREDVSGAVVFAGIEGTRPVLVEIQALVAPSSMANPRRNVVGWDSGRLSMLAAVLEARLGLPLSGRDIFLNVAGGVRILEPAADLAVAAALISSVTGRPCNKNTVVFGEVGLAAEVRRVAHPELRLKEAAKLGFERAIMPNMKGKSVEKAGMMTDVVASLAELMETLGGID is encoded by the coding sequence ATGGCCCGGTCGCGGCGTCACTATGTGTGCCAGCAATGCGGCGCCGTGCACCCGAAATGGACAGGCAAATGCGAGGATTGCGGCGCCTGGAACAGCCTTACAGAAGAGATTGAGGAAAAATCCCCGGGGCCGGCAGGCCGTGCCATCGGTCAGAAAGTTCTTATGGAAAGCCTGCGCAGCACCACCCCTCCCCTTGCGCGGATTTCAACCGGTATTCCTGAATTTGACCGGGTGCTTGGCGGCGGGCTTGTTCCCGGCTCCGCAACCCTGATCGGGGGTGACCCCGGGATAGGAAAATCAACCCTGCTTCTGCAGACGGTGTGCCAGATGGCGGCAAACGGGCATCGGGCGGCGTATTTCTCCGGAGAGGAATCGGCGGACCAGATCAGGATGCGGGCGCAACGCCTTGGGGTTGCCAACACATCGGAAGATCGCGTCGGTATCGCCACCACTACCGATGCCGCCAATATCGCAGCGTCGCTTGCCGCCGCGCCTGATACATCGCTTGCCATCATCGATTCGATCCAGACCATGCATCTGCCAGGGGTGGAATCCGGCCCGGGGACAGTCAGTCAGGTGCGTGCCAGCGCCCATGAGCTCATCCGCGGGGCCAAACGCCAGCGCACCGCGGTGCTCATTGTCGGGCATGTTACCAAGGATGGGGCAATCGCTGGCCCCAAGGTCCTTGAACATATGGTGGATACCGTGCTTCATTTCGAAGGTGATCGAAGCCATCATTTCCGCATCCTGAGGGGGATGAAAAACCGCTTCGGCCCCACGGACGAGATCGGCGTTTTTGAAATGTCCGGTGCCGGACTGACCGAAGTCGCCAATCCGTCCGAATTGTTTCTGGCTGACCGACGCGAGGATGTTTCCGGCGCGGTTGTTTTTGCCGGCATCGAGGGAACGCGGCCGGTGCTGGTGGAAATTCAGGCACTGGTGGCACCGTCGTCGATGGCCAACCCAAGACGTAACGTGGTGGGGTGGGATTCTGGACGTCTTTCCATGCTGGCCGCCGTGCTTGAAGCCAGACTTGGCCTGCCGCTTTCCGGCCGTGACATTTTTCTCAATGTCGCCGGTGGCGTACGGATACTGGAGCCGGCCGCGGATCTTGCGGTGGCCGCGGCGCTGATCTCTTCGGTGACGGGGCGCCCGTGTAACAAGAATACGGTGGTGTTCGGTGAGGTCGGGCTTGCCGCCGAAGTCCGCCGGGTGGCGCATCCGGAACTGCGCCTCAAAGAAGCCGCCAAACTTGGCTTTGAACGCGCCATCATGCCGAACATGAAAGGGAAATCTGTTGAAAAAGCCGGAATGATGACCGATGTTGTTGCAAGTCTGGCGGAACTCATGGAAACCCTTGGCGGGATTGACTGA
- a CDS encoding CvpA family protein, with product MFEHLSINAVDIVVLITLFLSGVLATFRGATREIMGLAGWIVAIVGARFLQPWTTDLVVESIGNENIAEIVGFIAPFIAIVFFWFLLANIISPGLKKLAFGAMDRPLGFIFGIIRGVVIIAVIYMTALLVTRNEASLPDQVLNSTSIVPTRIVASMMSGIAPDDIRQAMEDTIPEQDIDALRDKVIGTVTDQAGQASDEIGAAAKSATEELLPDEQSIIPGTSQ from the coding sequence ATGTTTGAACATCTCTCCATCAATGCCGTTGACATAGTCGTGCTGATTACGCTCTTCCTTTCAGGGGTGCTGGCTACGTTCAGGGGGGCAACGCGAGAGATCATGGGACTTGCCGGATGGATTGTCGCGATTGTCGGTGCCCGGTTTCTTCAGCCATGGACCACCGATCTGGTGGTTGAGTCCATCGGCAATGAAAACATCGCTGAAATAGTGGGGTTCATCGCGCCGTTCATCGCTATCGTCTTTTTCTGGTTCCTGCTGGCGAATATCATCTCCCCGGGGCTCAAGAAACTTGCCTTTGGCGCAATGGACCGGCCACTTGGCTTTATTTTTGGCATCATTCGCGGGGTGGTCATCATTGCGGTGATCTACATGACGGCGCTGCTTGTCACCCGGAACGAAGCATCATTGCCGGATCAGGTGCTGAACTCCACCTCTATCGTGCCGACACGGATTGTCGCCTCCATGATGTCCGGCATCGCCCCTGATGATATCCGTCAGGCCATGGAAGACACCATCCCGGAACAGGATATCGATGCGCTCCGGGATAAGGTGATCGGAACCGTCACCGACCAGGCCGGGCAAGCCTCTGATGAAATAGGTGCCGCCGCAAAATCAGCCACTGAAGAATTGCTTCCCGACGAACAATCGATTATTCCTGGCACAAGCCAGTAA
- the purF gene encoding amidophosphoribosyltransferase, which produces MTAEPSSLSTLPDRFQEECAVFGIYGTKEASVLTALGLHALQHRGQEATGIVSTNGSEYFAHRGIGHVGENFDANAGHLDKLKGHAAIGHNRYSTTGKPEIRNIQPFVSELAFGGFSLAHNGNLTNAERLRQSLVETGSLMQSTTDTEVIVHLVARSHQNTPSQRIVDTLKQLEGAWSLVALCPDGLIGVRDPHGVRPLVLGKLDNAYVMASETCALDIIGASYIRDLEPGEMVLINDDGLTSLKPFAKVQSRFCVFEYIYFARPDSQVEGRGVYEARKNIGRELAREAMVDADIVVPVPDSGVPAALGFAEEAQLPFELGIIRNHYVGRTFIQPTDSGRQTGVKLKHNANMATVKGKSVILVDDSIVRGTTSMKIVAMMRSAGAKEVHMRIASPPTTHPCFYGVDTPDQDKLIAAKMDADSIARQIGADSVAFISMDGLYRSLGIASGRNAAAPEFCDACFSGEYPIKPQTTSTSKTSVIETL; this is translated from the coding sequence ATGACAGCGGAACCCTCTTCCTTATCCACCTTGCCTGACAGGTTTCAGGAGGAATGCGCCGTCTTCGGGATTTACGGCACCAAAGAGGCCTCGGTCCTAACCGCGCTTGGCCTGCATGCCCTTCAGCATCGTGGCCAGGAGGCAACCGGTATCGTCAGCACCAATGGAAGTGAGTATTTCGCCCATCGCGGCATCGGCCATGTCGGGGAAAATTTTGATGCCAATGCCGGCCATCTCGACAAGCTCAAAGGTCATGCGGCGATCGGCCATAACCGCTATTCAACCACGGGAAAGCCGGAAATCCGCAATATTCAGCCTTTTGTCTCAGAACTCGCCTTTGGCGGGTTTTCTCTTGCCCATAACGGCAACCTGACCAATGCCGAGAGATTGAGGCAGTCGCTGGTTGAAACAGGCAGCCTGATGCAGTCCACCACCGATACCGAAGTCATCGTTCATCTGGTGGCAAGATCACACCAGAACACGCCAAGCCAGCGGATCGTCGATACATTGAAACAACTTGAAGGTGCCTGGTCTCTTGTTGCGCTATGCCCGGATGGATTGATCGGCGTTCGTGATCCGCATGGGGTGCGACCTCTCGTTCTTGGCAAACTTGACAATGCCTATGTGATGGCTTCGGAAACCTGCGCGCTCGATATTATCGGCGCCAGCTACATCCGCGATCTCGAGCCCGGGGAGATGGTGCTGATCAACGATGACGGGCTTACATCATTAAAGCCCTTTGCCAAAGTGCAATCTCGGTTCTGCGTCTTTGAATATATCTATTTTGCCCGCCCGGACAGCCAGGTTGAAGGTCGCGGCGTCTATGAAGCACGCAAGAATATCGGCCGTGAACTTGCCCGCGAAGCCATGGTTGACGCTGATATTGTTGTTCCGGTTCCGGATTCGGGTGTCCCGGCAGCGCTTGGATTTGCAGAAGAAGCCCAGCTTCCCTTCGAGCTCGGGATCATCCGGAACCATTACGTGGGCCGAACCTTCATTCAACCGACCGACAGCGGCAGGCAGACCGGTGTCAAGCTCAAGCACAACGCCAATATGGCGACCGTCAAAGGCAAATCGGTCATTCTGGTGGATGATTCGATTGTGCGCGGCACCACTTCGATGAAAATCGTTGCCATGATGCGGAGCGCCGGCGCGAAAGAGGTTCATATGCGTATCGCAAGCCCGCCCACGACGCATCCGTGCTTTTATGGCGTTGACACCCCCGATCAGGACAAGCTGATTGCCGCCAAGATGGATGCGGATTCCATCGCAAGGCAGATCGGCGCCGACAGCGTCGCCTTTATTTCCATGGACGGGCTCTATCGGTCGCTTGGCATTGCTTCTGGCCGCAACGCCGCCGCACCGGAATTTTGCGATGCCTGTTTTTCCGGTGAATATCCGATCAAGCCGCAAACCACCTCCACCAGCAAAACCTCTGTTATCGAAACCTTATGA
- a CDS encoding SDR family NAD(P)-dependent oxidoreductase, whose amino-acid sequence MTRSSSRVALITGASRGIGYAAAIALAKAGVEIIATARTVGGLEELDDAITALGGKATLVPMDLADRPAMAKLANAIHERWGRLDVMVANAGVLGVLTPASHMDEETWDEVIDINLSAVWRMIRVFDPLLRLSPSGRAILMTSTAADGRGYPYWSAYAASKAGLEALGQCWAAEVASTPLKVNILNPGGVATRMYASAYPGADLAAMTQPDDISPAFVKLAAEDCPYHGEILRASQLTGS is encoded by the coding sequence ATGACCCGTTCATCATCACGCGTAGCCCTCATCACTGGTGCCTCACGAGGCATTGGATATGCCGCCGCCATCGCCCTTGCCAAAGCCGGAGTTGAAATCATTGCCACGGCCCGCACCGTAGGCGGGCTTGAGGAACTGGATGATGCGATCACGGCACTTGGCGGCAAGGCCACGCTGGTGCCGATGGATCTGGCCGATCGCCCGGCCATGGCGAAACTGGCCAATGCCATCCATGAACGCTGGGGCAGGCTGGATGTGATGGTGGCCAATGCCGGGGTTCTCGGGGTTCTTACGCCTGCCTCACATATGGATGAAGAGACTTGGGATGAGGTGATCGATATCAACCTTTCCGCGGTCTGGCGGATGATCCGGGTGTTTGACCCGCTGCTCAGGCTTTCACCTTCCGGCCGCGCCATCCTGATGACGTCAACGGCAGCTGATGGCAGAGGCTACCCCTATTGGTCCGCTTATGCCGCGAGCAAGGCAGGCCTTGAAGCGCTGGGCCAATGCTGGGCGGCCGAGGTTGCCTCCACCCCGCTCAAGGTGAATATCCTCAATCCCGGTGGGGTGGCGACAAGGATGTACGCTTCGGCCTATCCGGGGGCTGATCTTGCGGCAATGACGCAACCCGATGACATCAGCCCGGCCTTTGTTAAACTGGCCGCTGAGGACTGCCCCTATCACGGAGAGATCCTGCGCGCATCGCAACTGACCGGATCCTGA
- the der gene encoding ribosome biogenesis GTPase Der: MYSIAIVGGPNVGKSTLFNRLAGRKQAIVDDRPGVTRDRREAKGSLADLSFDLVDTAGLEESARGSLEDRMRQQTEKAIELADLTLLVFDAREGVTPADKFFANEIRKAGADVVLIGNKCEGKAGLAGVAEAWSLGFGAAIPVSAAHGEGMGDLYDALVEIASRQNRLAELTGDAADAPDIDEDEVLEDAPDGAEIWTDKGADRPMRIAVIGRPNMGKSTLVNRLVGEDRLLTGPEAGITRDAIEIPFTIDGRDVILIDTAGMRRKSRIDEFLEKQMVDDALRAIRFSHVCILAIDAREPLNKQDLAIARLVAEEGRAMVIAANMWDEVENRSEVLEELRYRLDQSLGQIRGVPLVPISALHGKRISTLMEEAFGIYERWNMRLSTSRVNRWLEGMLEAHPPPLVQGRRLRIRYATQVKTRPPSFALFVSRPADFPDHYMRYLAAGLRQDFGMEGVPIRLMMRKGNNPYA; this comes from the coding sequence ATGTATTCGATAGCGATTGTCGGTGGGCCGAATGTCGGCAAGTCAACCTTGTTCAACCGGCTTGCCGGCCGCAAGCAGGCTATTGTTGATGACAGACCTGGCGTGACACGGGACCGGCGGGAAGCGAAGGGGAGTCTTGCCGATCTCTCTTTTGATCTTGTCGATACGGCCGGGCTTGAAGAATCCGCCCGCGGCAGCCTTGAAGACCGCATGCGCCAGCAGACGGAAAAAGCCATTGAGCTTGCTGACCTCACCCTGCTTGTTTTTGATGCAAGGGAAGGTGTCACGCCGGCGGACAAGTTCTTTGCCAATGAAATTCGCAAGGCCGGGGCAGATGTGGTGCTTATCGGAAACAAATGTGAAGGCAAGGCTGGCCTTGCCGGGGTGGCGGAAGCCTGGTCGCTTGGATTTGGTGCGGCAATTCCAGTTTCTGCGGCCCATGGCGAGGGGATGGGCGATCTCTACGATGCGCTTGTTGAAATAGCAAGCCGGCAGAACCGGCTGGCGGAGCTCACGGGAGATGCCGCTGATGCCCCTGATATTGACGAGGACGAGGTGCTGGAAGACGCACCGGATGGCGCAGAAATCTGGACCGACAAGGGCGCAGACCGCCCCATGCGCATTGCGGTGATCGGCCGTCCGAATATGGGGAAATCCACCCTTGTGAATCGACTGGTTGGTGAGGACAGGCTTCTCACCGGGCCGGAAGCCGGCATCACCAGAGACGCGATTGAAATTCCGTTTACGATTGATGGCCGAGACGTCATCCTGATCGATACCGCCGGCATGCGGCGCAAATCCCGCATCGATGAATTTCTTGAAAAGCAGATGGTGGATGATGCCCTCAGGGCCATCCGGTTTTCCCATGTCTGTATTCTTGCCATTGATGCACGCGAGCCCCTGAACAAGCAGGATCTGGCGATTGCCCGTCTGGTGGCGGAAGAAGGCCGCGCCATGGTGATCGCAGCAAATATGTGGGACGAGGTGGAAAACCGGAGTGAGGTGCTTGAGGAGCTGCGCTATCGGCTGGATCAGTCGCTCGGCCAGATCAGGGGCGTGCCGCTGGTGCCGATCTCAGCGCTCCATGGCAAACGGATTTCCACCCTGATGGAGGAAGCGTTCGGGATCTATGAGCGCTGGAATATGCGTCTTTCCACGTCGCGGGTCAATCGCTGGCTTGAAGGGATGCTTGAAGCGCATCCGCCGCCGCTGGTTCAGGGTAGACGGCTTCGTATCCGATACGCAACCCAGGTCAAGACAAGACCACCCAGTTTTGCCCTTTTCGTCAGCAGACCTGCAGATTTTCCGGATCACTACATGCGTTATCTTGCGGCAGGCTTGCGGCAGGATTTCGGAATGGAGGGCGTGCCGATCCGCCTGATGATGCGCAAGGGCAACAATCCCTACGCCTGA